Within the Paenibacillus sp. AN1007 genome, the region GGCTGGACAAAGCCCAGACGTGGAAAATGGCCGATGAACTGGGTGCTTTCGATTATGTGCGTGAACGTACGCTGACCTGTTATAACGGTGTCATCGGTGATGGATGCGGTGAATGCCCTGCCTGCAAGCTGCGTAAAGCCGGGCTGGATCGTTATGTACAGGAACGTACAGCCGCTCGTACTACAGCACCTTCCACTGGAGCAGATGCATGATGAGAGAGCCTGGAACATTTCGAATCGTTGAACGGCTGCAGCGCATCGACCAGGATATTCTGCCCACCCAGCTGAGATATCATCGCAAACGGGTACTGGTCAGCAAAGAGTTTACTTTTGATGCGGCGCATCATCTGCATTGTTATGAAGGCAAGTGCAAAAACCTGCACGGCCATACGTATAAAGTGGTTTTTGGCATTAGCGGTTATCCGGGTGAAACCGGGCTGACGGTTGATTTTGGACATATCAAGGATATCTGGAAAAGCCGGATTGAAGGTTATCTGGATCATCAATATTTGAACGAAACCCTGCCTCTGATGAATACGACAGCTGAAAATATGGTTGTCTGGCTGTTTGAACAGATGGAACACGCTTTACAATCGGAGCCTTATGCCGGGCTCACGGACGGCGCCCGCACCGAATTTGTGCGCCTCTTCGAAACACCAACCAGTTATGCCGAGGCAAGACGGGAGTGGATGATCGATGCGTAGTGTACAGAACGAACCGGGGGCGAATCTCCTTGCCGCACCGCCAGTCCGCGCCGGGGAAGCACGTATCCCTGTCATGGAGGTTTTTGGTCCGACGGTTCAAGGCGAAGGCATGGTGATCGGACAAAAAACGATGTTTGTTCGCACCGCGGGCTGCGATTATCGCTGCTCCTGGTGCGACTCGGCCTTTACCTGGGACGGCAGCGGCAAGGACCAGATCCGCATGCTCACGCCGGAGGCGGTATGGGATGAACTGCGCCGCCTGGGCGGCACGCGTTTCTCCCATGTGACCCTCTCCGGCGGCAACCCCGCCCTGCTGGCTTCGCTGGGCGGGCTGGTTGCCCTGCTGCGGGAGAACGGCGTCCGCACCGCGGTCGAAACGCAGGGCTCCCGCTGGCAGTCATGGCTGGCGGACATTGACGAAGTCACGGTCTCGCCCAAGCCGCCCAGTTCGGGCATGGACACCGACTGGTCCGTGCTGGATGATGTGATCGGCCGTCTGGACGCTGGCCCGGCCGATCGAAGTCACAGTCTGAAGATCGTGATCTTCGATCAGGCAGACTTAGATTATGCCCGCCTTGTGCATGCACGATATCCGGGCACATCTTTATTTTTACAAACCGGGAACCCCGATGTTTCCTCTGTGGATACACCAGATCTGGCCGCTTCCCTGCTGACCCGTTATGAGTGGTTGATTGATCAAGTAAGTGCCTCGGACGATCTAAATAATGTTCGCGTGCTGCCGCAGCTGCATACACTCGTATGGGGTAACAAACGCGGTGTTTAATCCGCTCGCCGCTCTATAGGGCTGGGATGAAAAGCTCGCGAGTCGGAAGAGGAAGCTTGAAACTTTCGATCAAACACAAACACGTTAAAGAAGAGACACAGGCCGTTTTGCCTGTTCGATATAACAAAAATATACTGTACAAGGCCCAAGGCTTTTGATGGATAAGAGGAGCGTTCGTAAACGATGAGACAACCTGAAGAGATGCAAGATGTGACATTACTGGGTAACCAGCATGTAAAGTATACGTTTGAGTATGATCCGGGTATTTTGGAGAGCTTTGATAACAAGCATCCGTACCGTGATTATTTTGTAAAATTCAACTGCCCGGAGTTCACCAGCCTGTGCCCGATTACGGGTCAGCCCGACTTTGCAACGATTTATATAAGCTATATTCCCGATATCAAAATGGTTGAAAGCAAGTCGCTCAAGCTCTACCTGTTCAGCTTCCGTAATCATGGGGATTTCCACGAGGACTGCGTGAACATTATCATGAACGACCTGATCAAGCTGATGGACCCGCGCTTCATTGAAGTCTGGGGCAAATTCACCCCACGCGGCGGCATCTCTATCGACCCGTACACCAACTACGGCAAACCGGGAACCAAATACGAACAGATGGCTGAGCACCGCATGATGAACCATGATATGAATCCGGAGACGATTGATAATCGGTAATTTGAATCAATAGATACTCATAAAAGCGGGACTCTTCAAGGATGAAGCAGTCCTGTTTCTACGGTTTGAAACGATGAATTCCGACTTATCTGTACAATGATTTTAACGTTTAACCTTGAAGAAATGAGTGCAAAACAGATCAAAAATCAGCATTGTACAGTGGAGTTTTGGGAAATGTTGTGATAAACTGTAGTCAATAAGGACAATATAAAAAGAGTAAGGATGCGTCAACATCCTCACTCTTTTACAACAGCCGCTTTCAAGGGCGGTGGCTGTAACCGGTAATCGAAATAGACCATTACCTTAGTCGGGGCGGTCTATTTCTTTTTGTTTTGATTATTCAATGCAACGACGATCGTTACGATCAGTCCAATCAAGGTCACTATAAACCCCGCAAAACTGATCATCAGCGTCAGTACATCTTTAATCTCCACAGGCATCACCTCCTTACACAGGAGACTAGCCGACCGCCTATTCAAGCCATTCTGTTTGTTGTAACATATTATACCATATGGTCCAACCCGTGGACATCCACTTAGAACAAACCTATAAGGTTGTTTTCATTGGAATATTGAAGGCCGCATTAAGTAAAAATCTGCATATCCGATTTGTCTGATGGTCTGATTTGTACGTACATAGCTTATACAATGATATTAAAATCTCCACTACCATTTCTCTTCTGTTCCCCTTGTCGCTTCTTGCAATCTATCCTATTATGTAACAATATGCTTAATTGCATAGAATCTAACATAGGCGCTGATCCCTCGTGACCGCGACCAAAGGAGAACAGAACATGTCTGCACAAACTACATTAGCCAAGGACGCCGCTGCGCGTTCGAAATCCCCACCCGGATTGGATGCCCAAGGCACCGTATACCGGATACTCATTGCCATCAGCCTGGTGCATCTATTCAATGATTCCATCCAGTCTGTAATCCCGGCCATATTTCCTATTTTAAAAGATTCCATGCATCTAACCTACACACAGATTGGCTGGATTGCGTTTGCGATCAACTTCACCGCATCCATCATGCAGCCTGTTGTCGGCTGGTTTGCTGATAAAAAACCGACCCCGTCCATTCTGCCCATCGGCATGGGCTTCACGTTTACGGGCATGCTGCTGCTGGCCTTTGCCGATAGTTATATGAAGGTGCTCATCTCTGTTATCTTTGTCGGCCTGGGTTCCGCTGCTTTTCATCCCGAAGGTTCACGAGTATCCCATATGGCTGCAGGGCAGCGTCGCGGGCTGGCCCAATCCATCTTTCAGGTGGGCGGGAATGCCGGACAATCGTTAGCGCCGCTGCTGACACGCTGGATCTTCATTCCGTTTGGACTGTTTGGCGCCATCGGCTTTACTGGAATTGCAGCCATGGGGATCGCCGTGCAGCTCTATGTTGCCCGTTGGTATGGACAGATGCTGCAATCAGGTGCGTACCTGCGTAAACAGGCCGCGGCCCGCCGCGCTCCTAATCCAGCCCTGCGCAAAAAGATTGCAGCTGCGATTACCGTCCTCATTCTGCTGGTATTTGTCCGGTCATGGTACGTAGCTTCCATCGGAAGTTTCTATGCCTTTCATTTGAAAGATACGTTCGGTCTGTCCACAGAGGACGCGCAGATCTACATCTTCCTGTTTCTGGCTGCTGGTGCACTTGGGACATTTTTTGGCGGCCCACTCGCTGACCGATTCGGCAAACGCAATATGATCTTTTTATCCATGGCAGGGGCCGCACCGCTGGCCCTGCTCCTGCCGTACGCAAACCTGTTCTGGACAGGCGTACTGCTGACGATTATCGGGTTTATCATGTTATCCAGCTTTTCCGTTACTGTGGTATACGCTCAGATGCTCATTCCCGGTAAGATCGGAACCGTCTCCGGGCTGATTACTGGTCTTGCCTTTGGTATGGGAGGTCTGGGTGCACTCGTGCTCGGTAACTGGATCGATGTCTTCGGCGTATCACCCGTCATGCAGATATGCAGCTTCCTGCCGCTGATCGGCATCTTTACCTTCATGCTCCCATCCGATAAGCTTCTGAATCGCTGGGCACAAGAAAACGGCAGTAAAGAGTAGTTCGTTTTCCACTCACTTCATCGGGGGTTTTTATCATGGTGGCCGGTGTAATACTTATCCTTTCACAATTAAGTTTCGTGATAGGCGTTTTCCTCATCATTTTTGGATTTATGGCAGGGGCTAAAGAGGAAGGTCCCTACAATTGGAGAGCTGTAATCAATGGCAAACTCATTGGAGGGCTTTTCCTCATCGTAGTTTCTCAGTATTGGATATACCGATTGTCCGGAAGCTTTCTTCTAGGATAGCGCATCGGGATCAGCCAATATATGAATAAGATTTTTTAGGAAAAACCTAAAAAACTCGACTATCATTCTAGGGTGTGTCTAAAAACGCTGAAGGAATCAGATTTTGCTGAATTTTCGTTCCAAGCCAGGAAGTTTTCCGCAGGCGTGCAGGAGCACGTCATGGGAAAGT harbors:
- the queD gene encoding 6-carboxytetrahydropterin synthase QueD, with product MREPGTFRIVERLQRIDQDILPTQLRYHRKRVLVSKEFTFDAAHHLHCYEGKCKNLHGHTYKVVFGISGYPGETGLTVDFGHIKDIWKSRIEGYLDHQYLNETLPLMNTTAENMVVWLFEQMEHALQSEPYAGLTDGARTEFVRLFETPTSYAEARREWMIDA
- the queE gene encoding 7-carboxy-7-deazaguanine synthase QueE codes for the protein MEVFGPTVQGEGMVIGQKTMFVRTAGCDYRCSWCDSAFTWDGSGKDQIRMLTPEAVWDELRRLGGTRFSHVTLSGGNPALLASLGGLVALLRENGVRTAVETQGSRWQSWLADIDEVTVSPKPPSSGMDTDWSVLDDVIGRLDAGPADRSHSLKIVIFDQADLDYARLVHARYPGTSLFLQTGNPDVSSVDTPDLAASLLTRYEWLIDQVSASDDLNNVRVLPQLHTLVWGNKRGV
- the queF gene encoding preQ(1) synthase; translation: MRQPEEMQDVTLLGNQHVKYTFEYDPGILESFDNKHPYRDYFVKFNCPEFTSLCPITGQPDFATIYISYIPDIKMVESKSLKLYLFSFRNHGDFHEDCVNIIMNDLIKLMDPRFIEVWGKFTPRGGISIDPYTNYGKPGTKYEQMAEHRMMNHDMNPETIDNR
- a CDS encoding putative holin-like toxin produces the protein MEIKDVLTLMISFAGFIVTLIGLIVTIVVALNNQNKKK
- a CDS encoding MFS transporter, with product MSAQTTLAKDAAARSKSPPGLDAQGTVYRILIAISLVHLFNDSIQSVIPAIFPILKDSMHLTYTQIGWIAFAINFTASIMQPVVGWFADKKPTPSILPIGMGFTFTGMLLLAFADSYMKVLISVIFVGLGSAAFHPEGSRVSHMAAGQRRGLAQSIFQVGGNAGQSLAPLLTRWIFIPFGLFGAIGFTGIAAMGIAVQLYVARWYGQMLQSGAYLRKQAAARRAPNPALRKKIAAAITVLILLVFVRSWYVASIGSFYAFHLKDTFGLSTEDAQIYIFLFLAAGALGTFFGGPLADRFGKRNMIFLSMAGAAPLALLLPYANLFWTGVLLTIIGFIMLSSFSVTVVYAQMLIPGKIGTVSGLITGLAFGMGGLGALVLGNWIDVFGVSPVMQICSFLPLIGIFTFMLPSDKLLNRWAQENGSKE